CATTCCGCTATATTTGGCGACGGCTTGGCGCGAACGCGTTACGCGATCGGCGTTGGATTTTCGCCGCCGGCAATTTGGCGGCAGGTGGTTTTAAGGTAACCTCCCGCCATTTCGCGCCTGTTTTCGGCCGTGCCAATAGTGCCTGACCGACGCATCCGACAATATTGGTTATCCAGCAATGTTAAGCAACAAAATCGACCGATCCGGTTTCACATTTATCGAGGCGCTGCTGGCGACGGCTATCGTCGGCATCTTGGCGGCAATTGCGGTTCCGGCCTATAACGGTTACATCGACCGCACCAAAAATTCGCTGGCGATCAGCCAGATCATGGCGATCCAGACCGAAATTGAACGCTACTACACCCGCGAATTCCGCTATCCCGACGCGCTGGCCGATTTGGGCGCAGCGCTGCCCGGAGCCGGTCTCGATCCGTGGGGCAATGCCTACGTTTATCTGAACATTATCAACGGCGGCCCCGGCGTGAAAGGCGATGTCCGCAAAGACCATGCCTTGAATCCGATCAATACCAATTACGACCTGTACAGCAAGGGCAAAAACGGCGTGACCAAAAAGCAAATCAGCCAGAAAGACAGTCTGGACGACATTATCGTCGCCCGCGACGGCAGCTTCGTCGGTTTGGCGGCGGATTTTTGAGTTAACGGCCATGAGCTGGACGCTGCCGATATCCAACAGCAAGGTGGCGCGGCGGATTTTGCTGTCGTTCGTACTGGCGGCTCTGGTGCCTATCCTGCTGTCGGGTGCGCTTTCCTACCGCCAAGTGGAAAGCCAGTTGCATAGCCAGACCGGCAAAGCCCTGCAGCGCAGTTGCAAGGACTACGCTTACGGCCTGGTCGGGCGATTGATATTTCTCGACAGCGCGTTGCGCATGGCGGCGTTACGGTTAGGTCAAGCAGACGTCGGCCGCGGCAACCCGGTGATCGGCGAAGAAGGTAAACAATGGCTGCAGGGCCAATTTGCCGGCGCTGCGCTGGCCGGCCCGGACGGCCGGGTCCGGCCGTTGTTCGGGGACGACGAGCTGCCCGGTCTGGCCGCGTCGGAGATGGCGGCGGTCGGCTCCGGCAAAACCTTGATCAAGGTGGCGGCGAATCGGGCCGGCGGCTCCGGCTTGTGGATGGCCGTCAATCTGGTCGAAAACCGGCCGGAAGCCGGGGCGCTGATGGTGCAATTGAAGCCGGAACAGCTGTGGGACGCGGAAAACCTGGATCCGAACAATCTGGTGTGGGTCATGGACGCCGCCAGCCGGCAGGTGTTGTTCGCTTCCGAGGCCGAATACGCGCTGCCGGCCGACGCCAGAGACAGTCTGGCGCAATTGAACGGCGGCCAATTCGATTGGCAAATCGGCGGCGAAACCTATTTGACGGCGTCGTGGAAATTGCCGATCAACAATCTGTTTGCCGGCTCCGATCTGGTCATCGTCCAAAGCCAGCCGGCCGCGGTGGCTTTTGCCGGCATGCGCCAATTCAGCGCGATTTATCCGCCGGTGATCGCGCTGGCGCTGCTGGCCGTGATTTATTTGAGCCTGCGCTTGATCGCCAAGTACTTGACCCCGCTGGCCAGCCTGAAAGCCGCCACCCAGCAAATCGCCGCGGGCAATTTCGAGACCCGGATCAATATCGACAGCCGCGACGAATTCGAAGCCCTGGCCGATTCGTTCAACACCATGGCGCAACGCCTGCGCGGCCAATTCGATCTGCTCGCGGCGATGGCCGAAATCGACCGCACCATTCTGTCGGCCTTGAATGCCGAGGATATCGTCGAAATCGCACTGAGCCGGCTGCCCGGCATCCTCGGCTGCGATTTGATCTCGGTCGCCGATGTCGACCCGGTGCAATTGGCCGTCGGCAACATCCGGATTCGCCGCGCCGGGCAAGCTAGCGAGCTGTTGGCCGAACCTTTATTGCTGGAGCGCCATGACTTTAGCGGATTGCTCGAGGCCGGCATCCAACTGCTGACCGCCGAACCGAACCGGCCGCCGGCGTCGGCCTATCTACAGCGTTTGCACAGCGACGGTAATTGGCAATACCTGATCTTGCCGGTGGCTATCAACGGCGCCTTGGCGGCGCTGCTGTGCCTGGGCTACCGGGCGCCGAATACCTTGTCCGCCGAAGCGAAACAAGCCGCGGCCAATTTTGCCGACCGCATCGCCGTAGCGTTGTCGAATGCGGCCTGGGAGGAAAAACTCTACCGTCAGGCGCATTACGACCCGTTGACCGGCCTGCCCAACCGCTTGGTGCTGCACGACCGGCTGGAGCAGGAACTGGCCCGAGCCAGCCGCGACGGTGCGCAGATTGCGGTGTTTTTTCTGGACCTGGACCGTTTCAAGAATATCAACGATTCGCTCGGCCATTCGGCCGGCGACGAGCTGTTGGCGCAGGTGGCGCGGATTTTTCTGCAATGCGTGCGTAAAACCGATTTGGTGGTCCGGCTGGGCGGCGACGAGTTTGTCGTCGTGCTGTCGGACTTGCATCTGCACGCCAATCCGGCCGTATTCGCCACAGCAATCGCCGAAAAAATTCTGGCAGCGCTACAGCGCACCCTGGTCGTGGCCGGGTTGCCGGTGACGGTCGGCACCAGCCTCGGCATCGCCATGTTTCCGGGCGATGCCGACAATGTCGAGGACTTGTTGAAAAATGCCGATGCGGCGATGTACCACGCCAAGAGCGAGGGCCGTGGCGTGTTTCGGTTTTATTCGCCGGAATTGAATGCCGCGGCGTTGGAAAACATCAAACTCGAACACGAACTGCGCGAGGCGGTGGCCCGGCAGGAATTGCTGGTCTATTACCAGCCCAAGGTGGATTGGAGCGGCCGCATCGTCGGCGCCGAAGCGTTGATCCGTTGGCAGCATGCCGAGTTGGGCATGGTGTCGCCGGCCAAGTTTATTCCGCTGGCGGAACAGACCGGATTGATCGTCGAAATCAGCGACTGGGTGCTGGAACAAGCCTGCCTGTGGGCTAAATATTGCCACGAGCAGGGTTTTACGCCGTTACGGATTTCGGTCAACTTATCCGCGATCGATTTCAAACGGCCGGATCTGGTGGACAAGGTGGCCGCGATCTTGCACGCGACCGGCGTCGATCCGCACTGGCTCGAACTGGAGTTGACCGAGTCGGTCGTGATCGGCGACGTCAAAAGCTGTATCGCCCGGATGCTGCAGTTAAAAGCCCTGGGTTTGACGCTGTCGATGGACGATTTCGGCACCGGCTTTTCGTCTTTGTCCTACCTGAAGCAGTTACCGTTGGACGTATTGAAAATCGACCAATCCTTCGTCCGCCAGCTCGATACCGACGATAACAGCGAAGCCATTGTCCGGGCGATTCTGGCCTTGGCTGACGGCTTGGGTATGGAAACCATCGCCGAAGGCGTCGAAAACCAGAGCCAAGTGGAATTTTTGAAGCAACAGCATTGCGCGTTGTTTCAAGGCTATTTGTTCAGCCGGCCGTTGCCGGCCACCGAGTTTTTGCATAGTTTGCAAGCCGCTTCCGGCCGGCCGGAAGCGGAACGGCCGGTTTCGCAATGAGCGTTTGCCGCCGGCTGCGCGCAAGGCGTCCGCTCTATGGCAGAATGCGGTATTACGATTTTAATTAGAGGGTATTGCCATGCCGTTATCCAGACTGCTACCGATTTTATGCAGCGTTATGTTGCTGTCCTGCGCCGAGACGCCGGAAGCACCGGCGCCGATCCCGCCGACCCAGTTGACCTTGCAAATCAATGCCGGCAAACAATTGAATCCGGACGCGGCCGGCAAAGCCTCGCCGGTATTGCTGCGGATTTACGAACTGCGCGAGCAGAGCGGTTTCGCCGCCGCCGATTTCTTTACCTTGTTCGATAAGGAGCAGGTTGCGCTAGGCGGCGACTTGCTGCGCAAGCAGGAGTTGCTGATCAAGCCCGGCGAACAGAAAACGCTGCCGATCGAACCCGCCGCGGACACGCGCAAGATCGGATTTTTCGCCGCGTTCCGCAAACTGGACGACGCCCAATGGCGAGCGCTGGCGCCGTTGGTCTTGCACCAAAACAACACGATAACGTTGGATATGGACCGTAACGCCCTCGCGGCCAAAGCGACTGCGGTGGAGCCCGCTCCGGCGGCCCCGGCCGAGCACTGAGTCGCCGGCCGGCACGGATTCTCGCCTTGGCCGCGCCGGCAGGTGCGGACAGGGTCCGCTCCGTTTACTGCCGCCGCCGCGAATCGTTATTAAACTATGTTAAATAAATCCTCCCGCTGCGGCATATCGCCCATTTATTGCGTGCCGTAGCGGCCGAAATGTTTCCGGACTATCGCTAAGCCGTTGTTGCAATAGGAGCAGGCGGCAACCTGGCACGAGTATTGGTTGCCTCCGGCCATCGCTTCGCCTAGCCGGGACCATGAGCACCATTCTAAATATTTCCGATCTGATCAAAACCTACGACGACGAATTGCGCCGCGTCACGTTCCGGCGTTGCGGCTGCGTAGACACGGCCGGCGACATCGTCCAGGAAACCTACCAGCGCATGCTGGCCGGCGACTTGTGGCGCCAGGCCGAAAATCCGCGGGCCTTGTTGCACCGCATCGCCGCCAATCTGGCAACCGATTACGAACGCCGCCGTCAAGTGCGCGAACACTATGCCCACTATGAAGACGCTACGGCGGAGGACGCCGGTGCCGATAGCGCGGCCGATCCGGAACAGATCAACGTCGCCCGCGAGCGCCTGAGCCGGCTGGTTTCCGCGGTGGAGCGGCTGCCGCCGAAATGCCGCAGCGTATTCGTCATGCGTAAATACGACGGCTTCAGCCATGCCGAGATCGCCGAACGCTTGGGCATCTCCCGCAATATGGTCGAAAAGCATCTGCGCAACGCGCTGGCGGCATTGCAGGACTGCGACGACTAGCCCGCCTCCTGTTTTTGCGCCATCGCGCGTCCTATAATGGCAACGCTTCCACCCTTAGGCTGCCGATGAAAACGCCCACTCCCACTTGCCAACCGCTGCCGCGCGCCAGCGTCCTGCCGACCGGCAGCGAGGTAGCGCGATGAAGATCGCCGAATCGGTCAAGGCCGAGGCCCGCGCCTGGTGGGTTAAGTTGGACGGCGGTAGCGACGATCCCGAACTGTTAGCCGAATTCCAGCGCTGGCTGGCGGCCGATGCCGCACATCGGGAAGCCTATCGGCGTTTGCAGCAGTTGTGGAGCGATCTGGCGGAAGTGGAAAGCCGCTTGGTTCCGGCGTCCGCCGACATGCCGCTCCAGCCGCGAGAACCGGTTTCGGCGAAAGTCCGGCAGCGGGTCCGGTTGCCGCTGGCGCTAGCGGCGAGTGTGGCACTGTACTGGCTGAGTCCGTTGTCGCTGGGTTTGCGCGCCGATTTTCATACCGGTTTCGGCGAAGTGCGCGACATTGCGCTCAGCGACGGTTCCAGCGTGCATTTGAACGGCAACAGTGCGCTGCAGGTGCAATTCGGCAACGGCCAACGCAGTTTGACGCTGCTGCGCGGAGAAGCGCTGTTCGAAGTTAGCCCCGATCCGGCCCGGCCGTTTCGGGTGCAGGCCGGGGACGGCGTGATCACCGCGTTGGGCACGGCCTTCAACGTCCGCCTGGACGGCGGCCGGGTAGTGGTCGGCGTCACCGAACACAGTGTTGCGCTGGAGCTGCAGCGCGACGGCAGGCCGCAACGCGGCGTGCTGCTGGAAGGCCAACAGGCCGCGTTTGCTGCCGAGCAAGGTATCGGTCCGGTGCAGGCGGTAGACAAGCTGGCCGCTTCGGCCTGGCGCCGCGGCAAACTGGTGTTCGAAGACCGGCCGCTGGGCGAAGTCGTCGCCGAATTGAACCGCTACCATCGCGGGCTGTTGCTGGTCGGCGATTCGGCGCTGGCCGAACGCCGGGTCAGCGGCGTATTCGCCACCGGCCAGCCGCTGGCGGTGCTGGCCGCGCTGGAGTCCGCTCTCCACATCCGTTCCACCCGCCTCGGCGATTATCTGATTCTGTTACACCGCTGAAACCGGCATTCCGGTTTTTTTCCTGCCCTCGCCTCCTGTTTTCGGCTGCTGGTGCGTCAAAACCAGTGTTAGCCATCAGATAACAACGTAGAGGGATATTCATGACAGCGAAACACACCAAGAATCGGGCCGGCCGGAGCTGGAAAAGGCAGGTCGCGGCTTTAGCCCTGGGCGCGGGAATTGCGGTTACGCCGGCCCATGCCGACAACGCCGTGCGGCCGTTCGATATTCCGGCCGGGGCGCTGGCTACGGCCTTGAACCGGCTGGCCGAAAGCGCCGGCTTGCAATTGGTTTACGACGCAGCCATCGCCGAAGGGCTGAGCAGCCGGCCGCTGCGCGGCAGCTACACGCCGGAAGCGGCGCTGCAACAGTTGCTGCGCGATAGCGGTTTGAGCTACCGCATTGTCGAGAACGGCAACGTGGTGATCGAAAAGCAGGCGTTGAATTACCGGCAGGACCCGGCCGCATTGCCGGCGGTCAACGTGATCGGGAACAAGGCTTACGACCCGAACAATCCGTTTAACCCGTTTTACGCGGTACCGGACGCATCCACCGCGACCAAATCCAATGTCGCGATTATGGACACGCCGGTGTCGATTCAAGTCGTGCCCCGCTCCATCCTGAACGACCAACAGGCGGTCCGCTTCGAGGACGCCGTGATCAACAACGTCAGCGGCGTGCAGCGTTCCTACGGCACTGCCGATATGTACGAAAGTTTCATAATTCGCGGCTTTAATTCGACCGAACAAAACTACCGGAACGGCTTCAGGCGCTCGATGGGTAAATTCGACGTGGCCAACATGGAACAAATCGAAGTGCTGAAAGGCCCGGCCGCGGTGCTGTACGGCCGCTTGCAGCCCGGCGGCATGGTCAATTACGTGACCAAAAAACCGCTGGCCACGCCGTATTACGCTCTGCAACAGCAATTCGGTTCGTTCAGCGAATTTCGCACCAGCGTCGATGCCACCGGGCCGCTGGATCAAGCGAAAACGCTGCTGTACCGCTTCAACGGTGCTTACGATAGCGGCGAGTCGTTTCGCGACATCGTCGACCACGAACGTATTTTCATTGCCCCCTCGCTGACTTGGCGGCCGAACGACCGCTTCGAAGCCAATCTGGATCTCGAGAAACGCCACGACAACTACATGGACGACTACGGCGTGCCGGTGTTGGACAACAGGCCGGTCAACGGCCGGCGCAATTTGTTCACCGGCGATCCGGCGTTCCGGCCGCGCCAGGACAACACGCTGGTTTACGCCGACTGGAGCTTCAAATTCAACGACGACTGGGCCATCAAACATAAATTCCAGTGGGACGAAACCGACATCGTGTTCGGCGGGCCGGGACCCAACGGCAAGCTGAATGCGGACGGCCATACTCTGGGCCGCTGGGTGATTACCGGTACCTCCGAACGGCGCTCTTATTCGACCAGTCTGGATCTGACCGGCAAATTCGAGACCTACGGCCTGAAACATAACGTGCTGGTCGGCGGCGACTGGTTTTTCTTCAACCAGGATGCGCCGGACAATATGTTCGCCTCCAGCGACTGGGGCGATCCGATCAATTCGACCTTCGATATCGACAATCCGCGCTACGACACCATCGATGTCGCCGCGGTCAACGCGATCCGACCCAACTGGTTCTGGCGCGAGCGCGAAGATTGGTACGGCGTTTATTTCCAAGACCAGATCACGATCTGGGACAAATTGCACATCATGGGCGGCGGCCGCTACGACATGGCCGGCTACGGCGGCTTCGGCGGCACGTCCTGGGAAGCCACCAAAACCGGCTTCAGCATGCAGCACGAGGATAAATTCACGCCGCGGGTCGGTGTCCTGTACCAGCCATGGGAATGGTTATCGGTGTACGGCAATTACGTCGAATCCTTCGGCAGTAACAACGGCCGCAATGCCTTAACCGGCGGCACTTTTCGACCGCAATCGGCCGAACAGTACGAAATCGGCTTCAAGACCGAGTTGTTCGATAAACGGCTGTCGTCTACCGTGGCCTATTACCATCTGAAAAAAACCAATATGCTGACCGCCGACCTCAGCACGCCCGATCCGTTGGACCAAGTGGCGATCGGCGAAGCGCGCAGCCAGGGCATCGAGGTCGATATCAAAGGCCAGCTCACCGAGAATTTCAATCTGGTCACGACCTATGCTTACACCGACGGCCGGGTTACCAAAGACAACAACGGCACGGAAGGCAAACGTCTGCTGAACGTGCCCGAGCACCAGGCCAGCCTGTGGGGTACCTACCAGTTTACCGAGCATTTCAAGGCC
Above is a window of Methylomonas koyamae DNA encoding:
- a CDS encoding FecR family protein, coding for MKIAESVKAEARAWWVKLDGGSDDPELLAEFQRWLAADAAHREAYRRLQQLWSDLAEVESRLVPASADMPLQPREPVSAKVRQRVRLPLALAASVALYWLSPLSLGLRADFHTGFGEVRDIALSDGSSVHLNGNSALQVQFGNGQRSLTLLRGEALFEVSPDPARPFRVQAGDGVITALGTAFNVRLDGGRVVVGVTEHSVALELQRDGRPQRGVLLEGQQAAFAAEQGIGPVQAVDKLAASAWRRGKLVFEDRPLGEVVAELNRYHRGLLLVGDSALAERRVSGVFATGQPLAVLAALESALHIRSTRLGDYLILLHR
- a CDS encoding RNA polymerase sigma factor; translation: MSTILNISDLIKTYDDELRRVTFRRCGCVDTAGDIVQETYQRMLAGDLWRQAENPRALLHRIAANLATDYERRRQVREHYAHYEDATAEDAGADSAADPEQINVARERLSRLVSAVERLPPKCRSVFVMRKYDGFSHAEIAERLGISRNMVEKHLRNALAALQDCDD
- a CDS encoding type IV pilin protein is translated as MLSNKIDRSGFTFIEALLATAIVGILAAIAVPAYNGYIDRTKNSLAISQIMAIQTEIERYYTREFRYPDALADLGAALPGAGLDPWGNAYVYLNIINGGPGVKGDVRKDHALNPINTNYDLYSKGKNGVTKKQISQKDSLDDIIVARDGSFVGLAADF
- the tssJ gene encoding type VI secretion system lipoprotein TssJ — protein: MPLSRLLPILCSVMLLSCAETPEAPAPIPPTQLTLQINAGKQLNPDAAGKASPVLLRIYELREQSGFAAADFFTLFDKEQVALGGDLLRKQELLIKPGEQKTLPIEPAADTRKIGFFAAFRKLDDAQWRALAPLVLHQNNTITLDMDRNALAAKATAVEPAPAAPAEH
- a CDS encoding EAL domain-containing protein is translated as MSWTLPISNSKVARRILLSFVLAALVPILLSGALSYRQVESQLHSQTGKALQRSCKDYAYGLVGRLIFLDSALRMAALRLGQADVGRGNPVIGEEGKQWLQGQFAGAALAGPDGRVRPLFGDDELPGLAASEMAAVGSGKTLIKVAANRAGGSGLWMAVNLVENRPEAGALMVQLKPEQLWDAENLDPNNLVWVMDAASRQVLFASEAEYALPADARDSLAQLNGGQFDWQIGGETYLTASWKLPINNLFAGSDLVIVQSQPAAVAFAGMRQFSAIYPPVIALALLAVIYLSLRLIAKYLTPLASLKAATQQIAAGNFETRINIDSRDEFEALADSFNTMAQRLRGQFDLLAAMAEIDRTILSALNAEDIVEIALSRLPGILGCDLISVADVDPVQLAVGNIRIRRAGQASELLAEPLLLERHDFSGLLEAGIQLLTAEPNRPPASAYLQRLHSDGNWQYLILPVAINGALAALLCLGYRAPNTLSAEAKQAAANFADRIAVALSNAAWEEKLYRQAHYDPLTGLPNRLVLHDRLEQELARASRDGAQIAVFFLDLDRFKNINDSLGHSAGDELLAQVARIFLQCVRKTDLVVRLGGDEFVVVLSDLHLHANPAVFATAIAEKILAALQRTLVVAGLPVTVGTSLGIAMFPGDADNVEDLLKNADAAMYHAKSEGRGVFRFYSPELNAAALENIKLEHELREAVARQELLVYYQPKVDWSGRIVGAEALIRWQHAELGMVSPAKFIPLAEQTGLIVEISDWVLEQACLWAKYCHEQGFTPLRISVNLSAIDFKRPDLVDKVAAILHATGVDPHWLELELTESVVIGDVKSCIARMLQLKALGLTLSMDDFGTGFSSLSYLKQLPLDVLKIDQSFVRQLDTDDNSEAIVRAILALADGLGMETIAEGVENQSQVEFLKQQHCALFQGYLFSRPLPATEFLHSLQAASGRPEAERPVSQ
- a CDS encoding TonB-dependent siderophore receptor, translated to MTAKHTKNRAGRSWKRQVAALALGAGIAVTPAHADNAVRPFDIPAGALATALNRLAESAGLQLVYDAAIAEGLSSRPLRGSYTPEAALQQLLRDSGLSYRIVENGNVVIEKQALNYRQDPAALPAVNVIGNKAYDPNNPFNPFYAVPDASTATKSNVAIMDTPVSIQVVPRSILNDQQAVRFEDAVINNVSGVQRSYGTADMYESFIIRGFNSTEQNYRNGFRRSMGKFDVANMEQIEVLKGPAAVLYGRLQPGGMVNYVTKKPLATPYYALQQQFGSFSEFRTSVDATGPLDQAKTLLYRFNGAYDSGESFRDIVDHERIFIAPSLTWRPNDRFEANLDLEKRHDNYMDDYGVPVLDNRPVNGRRNLFTGDPAFRPRQDNTLVYADWSFKFNDDWAIKHKFQWDETDIVFGGPGPNGKLNADGHTLGRWVITGTSERRSYSTSLDLTGKFETYGLKHNVLVGGDWFFFNQDAPDNMFASSDWGDPINSTFDIDNPRYDTIDVAAVNAIRPNWFWREREDWYGVYFQDQITIWDKLHIMGGGRYDMAGYGGFGGTSWEATKTGFSMQHEDKFTPRVGVLYQPWEWLSVYGNYVESFGSNNGRNALTGGTFRPQSAEQYEIGFKTELFDKRLSSTVAYYHLKKTNMLTADLSTPDPLDQVAIGEARSQGIEVDIKGQLTENFNLVTTYAYTDGRVTKDNNGTEGKRLLNVPEHQASLWGTYQFTEHFKAGLGGVVVGKREGDTANTFQLPGYTRLDAMAAYVQPIGKTRLTAQVNVYNLLDKEYFTGSTSWIPTANVGAPISAMGSLKLEY